CCACTTGTTTTAGAACGGAAAAAAGAGCGTTTTTTTGGCGGTAGTCCAAATAGCATAAACAATATGAATTGCTGCAGGCTGGATTTTCCTGACTCATTTTCCCCATAAATAATCTGCAGCTCATTTTCCTGAAAATCCAGTTGAAAGTCATGCCACTTTGCAAAACCATAGATGTCGGCACGTAAAAATTTCATGGTTAATCCCCGCCTTTCAGCAGTTCATTTATCAATAAACTCTTTGCTTGCTCTCTTATATCATTTTCGTCTGCCAACGTCATTGACTCTATATATTTTCGCGCTTGTTTATGGCGATAGAGTTCCTCTGTATATGTATGAATTGGTGCATCCTCACTATGGCGCAGTAATTCACCGATAAAGTGATCACCTTTAACCAATTCCTTCTCGTCATAAGCTTGATTGACCTTTATCTTATATCGATAGATAAAATCCCATCTATCTTTTGTTATCGAAGCATCGTTCAGCAATTCTATCGTTTCCTCGACATAACCGTCTCTTGACCATTTGTTTAGCGACTGGCCTCTTCCTTTTAATTCTACAAAAAGCAATTGCGGAACCTGATAGCTCTGCTCCTCGATCGTATGTTGGATCACTTTCTCCATTACATGCGGTTCTGTACAATCAGACACATCCACTGTTAAACGATTAAATTGAATTGCCTGCAATGGAATAAAGGTCACGTCAGCAGCCTGTCCTTTGTCCAAAACAACATGGTAACACCCTTTTGCACCTGCCTCTTTACGGTTTCTGCCTTGAGTATTTCCGGAATAAATGATGGGCGGATCAGTTTTCATGATTTCCCGTTGATGAATATGACCAAGTGCAAAGTAGTCAAATTCCTTATCAGACAGCTCACTTAAATGAAACGGTGCATATGTATCATGTTCTGTATTGCTATATAAACTCCCGTGAAGCATTGCAATATGAAAGGCGGCTTCCCCGTTTTGAACCTGAAATTCAGCGGTTTTATTTTCATTGATGGACCGGTTTTCATAACTGAATCCATGAATATTAGCTAGCGGTTTGCCTTTTTGATTAAATGTAAAATAACCAACCTTTTCTTCCTTAAAAATATAGACATTATCAGGATATGTGACGGGATATGTATTCCCGTTTATAAAATCATGGTTACCATATGACATATAGACATTGATATTATGACGATACAATTCTTCAAAGGCATTTTTTAATTTAATTTGCGCTTTTAAGCTTTGACGTTCATTATCAAATAAATCCCCTACTAATAAAATAAAATCCACCTTTTTCCCAATCGCGGTTTTAACTAGATTATCTAATGCGTCAAAGGTACTGCCCTGAATTTGTTTAAAAATAGCTTCCGGTACACTGGCCAATCCCTGAAACGGGCTATCTAAATGCAGGTCAGCAGCATGAATGAATGATAATTGTTCCGTCATTGTCGCATATCTCCTTATTTATCCCAAGTTAATTCTATTTTACCAAAACGCGCATACGAATGCACGTTCTGGATGAGAACTAATAAGAGACTGGGACATAATTCAAAAGACGGATGGCACAGGGTAGGAAGTTTAGAACTTTTCAACAGTCGAATCCTAATACGCAGTTGATACAAACTGCGACGTAACTTTGTATGAGTGTTAATCCACCGCTGAGGAAAGCGATTGCCCGCAGCGGAAATCACGTCGCTGTTTATGTAATTAGCAGTAAAGTTACAAGCCAAGAAAAATAGAAAAATATCCGAACTACTCTACAGATTCTAATTAAAGAATTTGAATCATAGTTCGGATTTCTCTTTGACTAAATCACGTTTGTTCCAGCCTCATATATTTAATACTATTCTTTTTTAGAAAGTGCGATAGCCTTCTTAAAGTCTTTTAACGAGCTGGATTTTCCATACATCAGCACGCCTCCTTTATAAACACGTGCGCCAATGACTGCTAATAGAATAATCGTTCCTATCAGGATTGCCAATGACAGAGCCACTTCCCAGAATGGTATATCCAACATCCCTACACGTAAAAACATAAGCATTGGTGTAAAGAAAGGAATATACGAACTGATTACGACAAAACTTGAATCCGGAGCACTTAAACCGTACATCGCTATGAAAAAGGCGATCATCACAAGAAAAATCATTGGCATAATCATTTGCTGAACATCTTCTGTTCTGCTTACTAATGACCCGAGCATAGCAGCGAGTGTTGCATACAGTAAATAGCCTAAAACAAAAAAGACAATCGCGTAAATAAATAGTAAGAGGGATGCGCCTTGTATGCCAAATTCCGTAAAAACTCCCCCTGTTAGTTCATCCTGCTTTGATACAATCAGTGCATAGCCTAATCCAAGGAGTAAACCTACTTGTGTCAATCCAAGTAATGCGATACCAATAATTTTGGCAAACATCTGTGTAACAGGTGACACACTGGAAACCAGGAGTTCCATTACGCGTGATGACTTTTCCGTTGCCACGTCTGTTGCAATCATGTTTCCATACGTTATGACAGATAGGTAAAGAACGAACAGCATAACATAAACAATGCCGCGTGCCTGGCTAAGTTCTTCTGACGATTTTGCGCTTTTATCAAGTGCAACAGCGTCAAAGTTAACCGGAGAGTATATTTCCTTAATGGTTTCCTGATCGACACCTGCCTGACTCGTGGCCTTGGCAACCTTCAACTGTTGTAATTGTTGCTGTATAACTGTCTGTTCGGTGGAATCGGCAATATTATTCGCATAATACGTTGCTTCAGGCAACTGATTTTCATTCATACCGATTGTGATGAGCGCATCAATCTTCTCATCTTCAACAGCGCCTTTACCCGTTTCTTCAGACTTGTCATAGGCAACAAGATCAACGTCTTCATTTGCGTTTTCAACTGTCTTCTCTAACGGTTTGAAAAATTCCCCCGTTACATCCAATACAGCAATCTCACTTTTGCCTTCATCCGAAAATGCATCAAATATAGTTTGATAGTTTGCAAGACCGACAACAAATAATAACGTAATAATTGTACTGATTAAAAACGACTTCGTCTTAAACCGCGTCATATAGGTGTGGGACATAACAATCCAAAATTTATTCATAGGAAGCACCCACTTTTTCAATAAAGATATCATTTAGTGTAGGTTCTTCCAGATCAAATTTGCGGATAAACCCTCGACCTTGTAAACTTTCAAAAATAGTTTGCGCAGCTTGTTCATTATCTATTTGTAATTCGCATCCTCCTGTAATAGGTCTATATTTGGTTACCCCATCAAAATTTCGTAAATAGTTAAGATCCATATCACCAAGGACAATAAGATTTTTCTTGCCATATGAACTTTTTATGTCCCGTAATGATCCATGTACAATCTGCTTCCCTTTTTGCAAAATACATAAATGCTCACATAACTCTTCCACATGATCCATTTGATGGGAGGAGAAAATAATTGATGTTCCTCGTTCCTTCAAGTCAACCACCGCTTCTTTTAACATCTCCACATTAATTGGATCAAGCCCTGAGAATGGCTCATCCATAATTAACAGCTTTGGTTTATGAATAACAGCCGAAATAAATTGGATTTTTTGTTGATTACCTTTGGATAATTCCTCCACCTTTTTATCGATGTATTCTGGAACCTTGAATCGTTGCAGCCACGCTTCTAGTTCAGAAATGATGTCATTCTTTTTCATCCCGCGTAATTTGCCAAGATAAACAATTTGGTCCCGTACCTTTAACTTAGGATATAATCCACGTTCCTCCGGTAGGTAGCCGATAAGATGACTCTTATCGTAACTAATCGATTGCCCATTCCAGGAAATCTCCCCGTCTGAAGGATCCAGCAATCCGAGGATCATCCGAAATGTTGTTGTTTTCCCGGCACCATTTCCTCCCAGAAAGCCAAACATTTCTTTTTCCGGAATTTCTAACGATAGGTTGTTAACGGCAGTATGATTGCCGAATCGTTTCGTCACATTTTTTATTAGTAATGTCATTTCTTTCTCCCCTTCCCCCAACTGTTTGTTACGAATTATATCTAGAATGGTTTCAATTTTTTCCTTCTTGGTTTGAAACGAATGCAGCCGTAATTATTAATGACAAATTATGAAAAACAAAAATTGCAGTTAACAGAAAAAAACTAAAGGAAATCCCGTCAAAAATAATCACTATTGGCCATGCGGCAAGAAGGATAACAAGCATCGTATCCCAAGACCTCGCTTTTGCGCGATTATTAATTTGATAATACCGTTCATCATACCGGTGTCTTTTCTTCCCAATATGTCGTTGAAAAAGAAATAGGATAAGCAAAAAGGCAAAATCACCTAATACAATCAACAGCGCATATGGGTTTTCCAAAAAGGTTTCACTCAATATTTTCATCCCCCTCAAAAATAAACAAATCATCAATTTTACATTCAAACGTTTGGGCAAGCTTATGGGCTAAAACTAATGATGGTTTATACTTACCTTTTTCAAGTGAAATAATTGTTTGTCTAGAGACTTTCAACTTGCTTGATAATTCCTCCTGGGTCATGTTCATCTTCGTACGCCTTTCCAAGATTAACGTTTTCATGATTTCTCCTTTTTCAGCATGTAAAGTTCACTTAACATGAAGTATACGTACCTACCGATTCTTTGTCAATTGAACTTTACATTTATTTTATGGCTTTTTTTAGTGGTTGAGAATGTATATAATATAGATAAGTAAATACTTCAAGGGGGAATCCTGAATATGCGTACATATGTATTAACTGTGTTTAAACAAACTGGAGAAAAATTGCTGGATGAATCGTTTACTGCTGAAAATGACAATGAAGCAAAAAAGGTTGGTAACGCACGATTGGCTGACGAAGGTTATTCTGATTATACGCACCGTTGTGTGTCACCTGAAGCTAAGC
This Virgibacillus phasianinus DNA region includes the following protein-coding sequences:
- a CDS encoding metallophosphoesterase family protein; protein product: MTEQLSFIHAADLHLDSPFQGLASVPEAIFKQIQGSTFDALDNLVKTAIGKKVDFILLVGDLFDNERQSLKAQIKLKNAFEELYRHNINVYMSYGNHDFINGNTYPVTYPDNVYIFKEEKVGYFTFNQKGKPLANIHGFSYENRSINENKTAEFQVQNGEAAFHIAMLHGSLYSNTEHDTYAPFHLSELSDKEFDYFALGHIHQREIMKTDPPIIYSGNTQGRNRKEAGAKGCYHVVLDKGQAADVTFIPLQAIQFNRLTVDVSDCTEPHVMEKVIQHTIEEQSYQVPQLLFVELKGRGQSLNKWSRDGYVEETIELLNDASITKDRWDFIYRYKIKVNQAYDEKELVKGDHFIGELLRHSEDAPIHTYTEELYRHKQARKYIESMTLADENDIREQAKSLLINELLKGGD
- a CDS encoding ABC transporter ATP-binding protein; the encoded protein is MTLLIKNVTKRFGNHTAVNNLSLEIPEKEMFGFLGGNGAGKTTTFRMILGLLDPSDGEISWNGQSISYDKSHLIGYLPEERGLYPKLKVRDQIVYLGKLRGMKKNDIISELEAWLQRFKVPEYIDKKVEELSKGNQQKIQFISAVIHKPKLLIMDEPFSGLDPINVEMLKEAVVDLKERGTSIIFSSHQMDHVEELCEHLCILQKGKQIVHGSLRDIKSSYGKKNLIVLGDMDLNYLRNFDGVTKYRPITGGCELQIDNEQAAQTIFESLQGRGFIRKFDLEEPTLNDIFIEKVGASYE
- a CDS encoding DUF3796 domain-containing protein; translation: MSETFLENPYALLIVLGDFAFLLILFLFQRHIGKKRHRYDERYYQINNRAKARSWDTMLVILLAAWPIVIIFDGISFSFFLLTAIFVFHNLSLIITAAFVSNQEGKN
- a CDS encoding ABC transporter permease — its product is MNKFWIVMSHTYMTRFKTKSFLISTIITLLFVVGLANYQTIFDAFSDEGKSEIAVLDVTGEFFKPLEKTVENANEDVDLVAYDKSEETGKGAVEDEKIDALITIGMNENQLPEATYYANNIADSTEQTVIQQQLQQLKVAKATSQAGVDQETIKEIYSPVNFDAVALDKSAKSSEELSQARGIVYVMLFVLYLSVITYGNMIATDVATEKSSRVMELLVSSVSPVTQMFAKIIGIALLGLTQVGLLLGLGYALIVSKQDELTGGVFTEFGIQGASLLLFIYAIVFFVLGYLLYATLAAMLGSLVSRTEDVQQMIMPMIFLVMIAFFIAMYGLSAPDSSFVVISSYIPFFTPMLMFLRVGMLDIPFWEVALSLAILIGTIILLAVIGARVYKGGVLMYGKSSSLKDFKKAIALSKKE
- a CDS encoding YhzD family protein, with the protein product MRTYVLTVFKQTGEKLLDESFTAENDNEAKKVGNARLADEGYSDYTHRCVSPEAKLVLFHR
- a CDS encoding helix-turn-helix transcriptional regulator, whose amino-acid sequence is MKTLILERRTKMNMTQEELSSKLKVSRQTIISLEKGKYKPSLVLAHKLAQTFECKIDDLFIFEGDENIE